A window of Prevotella fusca JCM 17724 genomic DNA:
ACATGAACTGTGGCACCGATATATGGAATATAGTCCATCGGATCCATAACGAAACCAATAAACGGATGAAAAGCATTCCATGATGTCGTAAAATGGATGTCAATTCCTAATATCGGGGTCAGATGTGTATCAACTAAATTCATCTATACTGGGTTGTTTAGGGTTCTTTATTTGCTGGAACTGTAGGGTGGCACGAGATGCCCAGTCTTCACCATATATTCTGTTCATTCTGTCTTCAATATCTCGCCGCTCATCCTTTGTCAGCTTTTTATCATAGAATAAGAGGAAAGCTGCAACAAGGAAGGATTCTGTATATTTGTGGCTTTCTGCTTCCATCATTGAAAGATGTGGAAGGACTCTACGAAGAAGTATGGAAGCACTCTCTTTTGTGGAATTTAGAATGGAGGCAACTATAATATTCTGGCAAACTCCCATAGCACCGATAATATCGTTATGAGAAAGACAATAGTCCATCGCCTTCCCGAACCAGTTAAGTCCTTCATTGTGCTTGCCAATATAGTTTAAATATGAAGCCTTATAGGTATAAAGAGTAACGGTCATAGCTGCTACTGAACCGTCTGACTGGTGGGAATCACACAAGGTTATACCCTTATCCAGCAGTGCAAGTGCTTGTCCATCCTTGTAACGGAAAAGGAAACCAGCATAGACGATATAGGTGTAGAGCCACAATGATGCCTGGCCGGATGCACGACCGATATCCAGCAGACGTTCTCCAAGATTATCCAACTTACCCCTTTGGTCTCTGGAGGCAGCCTTGCCCATCTCAACCATAATCTTTCTGATCTTTACGTTTGGATCTTCGGGATTGCCTTGTGTAAGCAGTTCGTTATAAGCTCCTTCCATATCAAGGTTATTCAAGTTTATGGTCACACATTGTTTTTTAAGGCTGGAAGCCAGTGAACTGTAAACTTCTTTATCCGTATAATCAATAACAAGCAGTGCAATATGGGAAGGAAGTGATTTACAGAATTCTGTTAACCATTTTTCAAGCTGGTCATAACCACATAATAGTCTGGGAACAAGTCCGAGAAGAAGCATGCTCCGACCGTGATTTGGAAGGCTCTGACTGAAACTGTCCAAAACCGAAAGCAATAACGGCTCCTGATGAACGTGGTCAGCCTCTTTCACCTTGGCAAGATATCGGGTGTGTTCCTTCCAAGGGAGTTGCGGGAATTGTTCCAGTGCACGTGCATACTCTTGAAGCCAGTCATTACAAAGCTGCCATGCGAACGTATGTGGATCAGAAAAATCTGTCAGCATCACTACTGGTGTCTCTTCTATCTTACCGTAAGGTGATGACTCTAATTTCAAAAATCCATTGACAATGGGAAGGTCTGCCTCCCTGATTGCAAGCCTGACAAGTTTATAACCTGACTTTCCTGCCATTCGTTCCTTCCAGATACCCTGTATTCTGCCTATCCGTTCTGCTATTGGGTTATGTTCGTTTGACACCATATAAAATACTAATTGAGATTGATGGATCCGCTACCCTTGACAGTCGTCGTAATGGATTCGATATCTGCAGCCACTTTACCCTTAATACTTACAGTGTTGCCAGCATTGATGTTTACTTTGTTTGCTTTCTGTTCGACAAGTGCATTGCTCTTGATCTTTACAGACTGCGTACCTGTTGTAGTGTATTGCTTTGTTGTCTGTTCGATAGAGTCCTTTCCATCTACCGTGATTTTCTTACCATCAACCGATATATCCTTGCCGTTTATCTTTATCGTTCCATCTTTGTGTAACTCAATGGTAGCACTACCACAGGAGATGAGTATTTCCTCAGACGACTTGAACGTGGCATTTCCAGAACCATCCATGAAAATACTCGTATTACCTGGGTCAGCTAATGTAACGCTACCCTTTGAGTCATCAAGTTTCAGTGAACTGCCACTGCGTGTGGTGAGGCTCTTGCAGTTATTGCCCTTGCCGCCGCCACCACCTGTCGATCCGTTGAACAGGCTGCCCATGACATAGGGACGGGAGGGATCTCCGTGGCGGAAGCCGACGAGGACATGGTCGCCGACCTCGGGGATGAATACGAAGCCGCGGTTGCTCTTCACGTCACTACTGCTACCACCATCCGGTGTCATCACACGGATCCAGTTCGTGTTCATGTCGTCAGCCTGCCAGTTCATCCGCACCTGGATGCGGCCGCTGCCCTTAGGGTCGTCGTTCCTCGTCACCGTAGCCATCTGCGTCTCGGCATGGGGGATGCGTGCGTCGGGCACGGGGATCACCTCAAGGGCGGAGGGGAGTGCCTTGAAACGGTTGCGGTAGTAGCCGTCCTCACCCACCTCGTGCACGATCTCGGTGATGATGAACTCGCCCAGCGTCTTGCGGGAGAGCGACCTGAAGGACTGGTAGAAGGAGCTGTCTATCTTGACGACGCTGCCCACACAGAGACCCGGGACACGGCTCTCGGCGGTGACGTAGTGGCTCTCCGCCGTCTCGGCCGACTGCTTGCGGCGCATGTAGTCCACCAGCTCCGGACCGGAGTTGACACGCTGCTCGGCATACTGGCGTGCCGGGACGCTGAACAGCTTCATCGAGGCTGCCACCGCCTTGCGGGCAAGGAGGTCCTGGCCGGCCGTCTCCGACGGGCTCGCCTCGTTCATCTGCTGGTCGGATGAGGAGTGGTAGCTGTAGGCCTTCTTGGGACGGGCAAGCGTCTGGATGCCGATGTCAAGCGAAGAGAGGGTGGTGCCGAACTCAAGGCAGACCGAGTCGGGAAGTGTCTTGGGGCGCCCGAAGACGAGTGATGT
This region includes:
- a CDS encoding type VI secretion system Vgr family protein, which gives rise to MAFPDIRFTVTIGDTAIPTFKSFRLEQRIGDHHYFELVLDLETGSSRFSHDMGGSSDWLGEPLTVRTDGSTSFLGVVTNVHMHREDSEFGHLIVSGYSATYRLETAPGNFSWTGKKIGEIVSRLCDDANVESRVNAAYGGTPDYLCQYGESQFGFIRRLAAQYKEWLYYDGTSLVFGRPKTLPDSVCLEFGTTLSSLDIGIQTLARPKKAYSYHSSSDQQMNEASPSETAGQDLLARKAVAASMKLFSVPARQYAEQRVNSGPELVDYMRRKQSAETAESHYVTAESRVPGLCVGSVVKIDSSFYQSFRSLSRKTLGEFIITEIVHEVGEDGYYRNRFKALPSALEVIPVPDARIPHAETQMATVTRNDDPKGSGRIQVRMNWQADDMNTNWIRVMTPDGGSSSDVKSNRGFVFIPEVGDHVLVGFRHGDPSRPYVMGSLFNGSTGGGGGKGNNCKSLTTRSGSSLKLDDSKGSVTLADPGNTSIFMDGSGNATFKSSEEILISCGSATIELHKDGTIKINGKDISVDGKKITVDGKDSIEQTTKQYTTTGTQSVKIKSNALVEQKANKVNINAGNTVSIKGKVAADIESITTTVKGSGSINLN